One stretch of Streptomyces sp. NBC_01363 DNA includes these proteins:
- a CDS encoding sodium:solute symporter, translated as MAVDYAVIIIYLAGMLAMGWWGMRRAKSKSEFLVAGRRLGPGMYSGTMAAIVLGGASTIGGVGLGYQYGLSGAWMVFTIGLGLLALSVFFSARIARLKVYTVSEMLDLRYGGRAGIISGVVMWAYTLMLAVTSTIAYATIFDVLFDLNRTVAIILGGAIVVAYSTLGGMWSITLTDMVQFVVKTIGVLLLLLPIAVIKAGGFSEMKAKLPTEYFDPLGIGGETIFTYVLIYTFGMLIGQDIWQRVFTARSDKVARIGGTVAGTYCLVYAIAGAVIGTAAKVMYPTLPSADSAFATIVKDELPIGVRGLVLAAALAAVMSTSSGALIACATVANNDIWSRLRGAVSRGGGGEEHDEVKGNRVFILVMGVAVIVIAIALNNVVEALTVAYNLLVGGLLVPILGGLLWRRGTAAGALAAVSVGGIAVIGLMAAYGILANEPVYYGLLASLAVYVIVSLATKPTDAAVLAAWRERLAGRGTDAEEPASEPVTA; from the coding sequence ATGGCTGTCGACTACGCGGTGATCATCATCTATCTGGCCGGCATGCTCGCCATGGGCTGGTGGGGCATGCGCCGCGCCAAGTCCAAGAGCGAGTTCCTGGTGGCGGGCCGCAGGCTCGGCCCCGGGATGTACTCCGGCACCATGGCCGCCATCGTCCTCGGCGGTGCCTCCACCATCGGCGGCGTCGGCCTCGGTTACCAGTACGGACTCTCCGGCGCCTGGATGGTCTTCACCATCGGCCTCGGACTGCTCGCCCTGTCCGTCTTCTTCTCCGCGCGGATCGCCCGGCTGAAGGTCTACACCGTCTCCGAGATGCTCGACCTGCGCTACGGCGGCCGGGCCGGGATCATCTCCGGCGTCGTGATGTGGGCGTACACGCTGATGCTCGCGGTCACCTCGACCATCGCGTACGCCACCATCTTCGACGTCCTCTTCGACCTGAACCGGACTGTCGCGATCATCCTCGGCGGCGCCATCGTCGTCGCGTACTCCACGCTCGGCGGCATGTGGTCGATCACGCTCACCGACATGGTGCAGTTCGTCGTCAAGACCATCGGTGTGCTGCTGCTCCTGCTGCCCATCGCGGTGATCAAGGCGGGCGGCTTCAGCGAGATGAAGGCGAAGCTGCCCACCGAGTACTTCGACCCGCTCGGCATCGGCGGCGAGACGATCTTCACCTATGTGCTGATCTACACCTTCGGCATGCTGATCGGCCAGGACATCTGGCAGCGGGTGTTCACCGCCCGCAGCGACAAGGTCGCCCGCATCGGCGGCACCGTCGCCGGTACCTACTGCCTCGTCTACGCCATCGCCGGCGCCGTCATCGGCACCGCCGCGAAGGTCATGTACCCGACGCTGCCCAGCGCCGACTCCGCGTTCGCGACCATCGTCAAGGACGAGCTGCCCATCGGCGTGCGCGGGCTGGTGCTGGCCGCCGCGCTGGCCGCCGTGATGTCCACCTCCTCCGGTGCGCTGATCGCCTGTGCCACCGTCGCCAACAACGACATCTGGTCCCGGCTGCGGGGCGCGGTGTCCCGGGGCGGCGGGGGCGAGGAGCACGACGAGGTGAAGGGCAACCGCGTCTTCATCCTCGTCATGGGCGTCGCCGTCATCGTGATCGCCATCGCGCTCAACAACGTCGTCGAGGCCCTGACCGTCGCGTACAACCTGCTCGTCGGCGGCCTGCTGGTGCCGATCCTCGGCGGTCTGCTGTGGCGCCGGGGCACCGCGGCGGGCGCGCTGGCCGCGGTGTCGGTCGGCGGCATCGCGGTGATCGGCCTGATGGCGGCGTACGGAATCCTCGCCAACGAACCGGTCTACTACGGCCTGCTGGCCTCGCTCGCGGTATATGTGATCGTTTCCCTGGCGACGAAGCCGACCGACGCGGCCGTACTGGCGGCCTGGCGCGAGCGGCTCGCGGGGCGGGGCACGGACGCGGAGGAGCCGGCGAGCGAACCGGTCACCGCGTAA
- the speB gene encoding agmatinase, translating to MSSNETPRGPVDSSRVPRYAGPATFARLPRLDEVGTADVAVVGVPFDTGVSYRPGARFGGNAIREASRLLRPYNPAQDASPFALAQVADAGDIAANPFNINEAVETIEAAADDLLSTGARMMTLGGDHTIALPLLRSVAKKHGPVALLHFDAHLDTWDTYFGAEYTHGTPFRRAVEEGILDTSALSHVGTRGPLYGKQDLDDDAKMGFGIVTSADVMRRGVDEVADQLRQRIGDRPLYISIDIDVLDPAHAPGTGTPEAGGLTSRELLEIVRGLSSCNLVSADLVEVAPAYDHAEITSVAASHTAYELTTIMSRQIAEARTK from the coding sequence ATGAGCAGCAACGAAACGCCGCGCGGTCCCGTCGACTCCTCCCGCGTCCCGCGGTACGCCGGACCCGCGACCTTCGCCCGGCTGCCCCGCCTCGACGAGGTCGGCACCGCCGATGTCGCCGTCGTCGGCGTGCCCTTCGACACCGGTGTCTCCTACCGCCCCGGCGCCCGCTTCGGCGGCAACGCGATCCGTGAGGCCTCGCGCCTGCTGCGCCCGTACAACCCCGCGCAGGACGCCTCGCCGTTCGCACTCGCGCAGGTCGCCGACGCCGGTGACATCGCCGCGAACCCGTTCAACATCAACGAGGCCGTCGAGACGATCGAGGCCGCGGCCGACGATCTGCTCTCCACTGGCGCCCGCATGATGACGCTCGGCGGCGACCACACCATCGCGCTGCCGCTGCTGCGCTCCGTCGCCAAGAAGCACGGCCCGGTCGCGCTGCTCCACTTCGACGCGCACCTCGACACCTGGGACACCTACTTCGGTGCCGAGTACACCCACGGCACCCCGTTCCGCCGCGCCGTCGAGGAGGGCATCCTCGACACCTCCGCGCTCTCCCACGTCGGCACCCGCGGCCCGCTCTACGGCAAGCAGGACCTGGACGACGACGCGAAGATGGGCTTCGGCATCGTCACCTCCGCCGACGTCATGCGGCGCGGCGTCGACGAGGTCGCCGACCAGCTGCGCCAGCGCATCGGCGACCGGCCGCTCTACATCTCCATCGACATCGACGTCCTGGACCCGGCGCACGCGCCCGGCACCGGCACCCCCGAGGCCGGCGGTCTGACCTCCCGCGAGCTCCTCGAAATCGTCCGCGGGCTGTCCTCCTGCAACCTCGTCTCCGCCGACCTGGTCGAGGTCGCCCCCGCGTACGACCACGCCGAGATCACCTCCGTCGCCGCCTCCCACACGGCGTACGAGCTGACGACGATCATGTCCCGCCAGATCGCAGAGGCCCGTACGAAGTGA
- a CDS encoding thiamine pyrophosphate-binding protein produces MSHDHHDERPRLTPEQIASALNPPAGRNGGDLVVETLQGLGATTVFGLPGQHALGMFDALRRSSLTYIGLRVENNAGFAADAYGRVTGEVAPLLLSTGPGALTSLAALQEAAAASAPVLAISSQIPTAGLGGGRHGYLHELRDQKASFRDVVKSVHTVRTASQIPSAIAAAWESALTAPHGPVWIEIPQDVLLAETTLPVVTAMDATPRELHARPELTAVAADLLSKAERPAIIAGGGVVRSDASGKLLALAEKLDAPVVTTFGGKGAFPWEHPLSLQSWLEDRYTTDFLESADVLLVVGSGLGELSSNYHTFAPRGRVIQIEADAGKLESNHPALGVHADAREALSDLLEAVDRREDPSAPDRVRTVLEAVRDRIAAQELTLEQRLIASVREALPDTSPSFWDMTILAYWAWSAFDARHPNTMHSAQGAGGLGYGFPAALGAAAADRTRPVLAVSGDGGAMYSIAELATARQYDLPVTWLIVDDGGYGILREYMTGAFGEATATELSRPDFVALAESFGVPALRTTPETLAADLAKSLARPGPSVVVLPALLRMFEPTHL; encoded by the coding sequence GTGAGCCACGACCACCACGACGAACGGCCGCGGCTCACCCCCGAGCAGATCGCGTCCGCCCTGAACCCCCCGGCCGGGCGCAACGGCGGCGACCTCGTCGTCGAGACCCTCCAGGGCCTCGGCGCGACCACCGTCTTCGGTCTGCCCGGCCAGCACGCGCTCGGCATGTTCGACGCGCTGCGCCGCTCCTCGCTGACGTACATCGGACTGCGCGTCGAGAACAACGCCGGCTTCGCCGCCGACGCGTACGGCCGGGTCACCGGGGAAGTGGCGCCGCTGCTGCTCTCCACCGGACCGGGCGCCCTCACCTCCCTCGCCGCGCTCCAGGAGGCGGCGGCGGCCTCCGCGCCCGTGCTGGCGATCTCCAGCCAGATCCCGACCGCGGGCCTGGGCGGCGGACGCCACGGCTACCTGCACGAGCTGCGGGACCAGAAGGCGTCGTTCCGCGACGTCGTGAAGTCGGTCCACACCGTCCGTACCGCCTCCCAGATCCCGTCGGCCATCGCCGCCGCCTGGGAGTCCGCACTGACCGCCCCGCACGGCCCGGTCTGGATCGAGATCCCGCAGGACGTACTCCTGGCGGAGACCACTCTGCCGGTCGTCACGGCGATGGACGCCACCCCGCGTGAACTGCACGCCCGTCCCGAACTGACCGCCGTGGCGGCCGACCTGCTGTCGAAGGCCGAGCGTCCGGCGATCATCGCGGGCGGCGGAGTCGTACGGTCCGACGCCTCCGGCAAGCTGCTGGCCCTCGCGGAGAAGCTCGACGCACCCGTCGTCACCACCTTCGGCGGCAAGGGCGCCTTCCCGTGGGAGCACCCGCTCTCGCTCCAGTCCTGGCTGGAGGACCGCTACACGACGGACTTCCTGGAATCCGCCGACGTGCTGCTGGTCGTCGGCTCCGGACTCGGCGAACTCTCCTCGAACTACCACACGTTCGCCCCGCGCGGCCGGGTGATCCAGATCGAGGCCGACGCCGGGAAGCTGGAGTCCAACCACCCCGCGCTCGGCGTCCACGCCGACGCCCGCGAGGCGCTGTCCGACCTCCTCGAAGCGGTCGACCGCCGCGAGGACCCGTCGGCGCCCGACCGGGTCCGTACGGTCCTCGAAGCGGTACGGGACAGGATCGCCGCCCAGGAACTCACCCTGGAGCAGCGGCTCATCGCCTCGGTCCGCGAGGCGCTGCCCGACACGTCCCCCAGCTTCTGGGACATGACGATCCTCGCCTACTGGGCCTGGTCCGCCTTCGACGCCCGCCACCCGAACACGATGCACTCGGCCCAGGGGGCGGGCGGCCTCGGCTACGGCTTCCCGGCCGCCCTCGGTGCCGCGGCGGCCGACCGTACGAGGCCGGTCCTCGCGGTCTCCGGGGACGGCGGCGCGATGTACTCGATCGCGGAGCTGGCCACGGCCCGCCAGTACGACCTCCCGGTCACCTGGCTGATCGTCGACGACGGCGGCTACGGCATCCTGCGCGAATACATGACGGGCGCCTTCGGCGAGGCCACGGCGACGGAGCTCTCCCGCCCCGACTTCGTCGCCCTCGCCGAGTCGTTCGGCGTCCCGGCCCTCCGTACGACCCCCGAGACACTCGCCGCCGACCTGGCGAAGTCCCTCGCCCGGCCCGGCCCTTCGGTGGTCGTGCTCCCGGCCCTGCTGAGGATGTTCGAGCCGACGCATCTTTAG
- a CDS encoding serine hydrolase, whose amino-acid sequence MKEQPCISRRAKAALSVTLAAGVLAPVALGAAPAVAATPTVSCTSGKAGLAAKLTKDITAALKGRKSTTAVALYDRKTKTNCSLRATTKYDSASVVKATVLATLLWDNKKHNRYLTQREINLATAMITKSDNNATTSLWKQLGATKVKAFLKAAGMTHTVPGSGGYWGLTQITAQDELRLLTLLTAKNSVLSDNARSYELGLMRKVISSQRWGTPAGAPSGATVQVKNGWLPRATHGWRVHSIGAFTGKGHDCGITVLTQDNKTMNDGINTIQAVARAVHKDLNPAVAAKTTSTVAPPAAPQEAVPAVPEAPAVRMLTATPRS is encoded by the coding sequence ATGAAAGAACAGCCCTGCATATCCCGTCGCGCAAAGGCCGCGTTGTCCGTCACGCTCGCCGCGGGCGTCCTCGCACCCGTGGCGCTCGGCGCCGCGCCCGCGGTGGCGGCGACGCCGACGGTGAGCTGCACGTCCGGCAAGGCCGGGCTCGCGGCGAAGCTGACGAAGGACATCACCGCCGCGCTCAAGGGCCGGAAGTCGACGACGGCCGTGGCGCTCTACGACCGGAAGACCAAGACCAACTGCTCCCTGCGGGCGACCACCAAGTACGACTCCGCCAGCGTCGTGAAGGCGACCGTGCTGGCGACGCTGCTCTGGGACAACAAGAAGCACAACCGCTATCTCACCCAGCGCGAGATCAACCTCGCCACCGCCATGATCACCAAGTCCGACAACAACGCGACCACCAGCCTGTGGAAGCAGCTCGGGGCGACCAAGGTCAAGGCGTTCCTCAAGGCCGCCGGGATGACACACACCGTGCCCGGCTCCGGTGGCTACTGGGGGCTGACCCAGATCACCGCTCAGGACGAGCTGCGGCTGCTGACCCTGCTGACCGCCAAGAACTCCGTGCTGAGCGACAACGCGCGCTCCTACGAGCTGGGCCTGATGCGCAAGGTGATCTCCTCGCAGCGCTGGGGCACGCCCGCCGGAGCCCCGTCCGGGGCGACCGTCCAGGTCAAGAACGGCTGGCTGCCGCGCGCCACCCACGGCTGGCGGGTGCACAGCATCGGTGCCTTCACGGGCAAGGGGCACGATTGCGGGATCACCGTGCTCACGCAGGACAACAAGACGATGAACGACGGCATCAACACCATCCAGGCCGTCGCCCGCGCCGTGCACAAGGACCTCAACCCGGCCGTCGCCGCGAAGACGACCTCGACCGTCGCCCCGCCCGCAGCCCCGCAGGAAGCGGTGCCCGCGGTGCCGGAGGCCCCGGCGGTACGCATGCTCACCGCGACACCGCGGTCGTAG
- a CDS encoding ABC transporter ATP-binding protein, with the protein MTDAGDVQSATQAPGWARRLCGYAWRYRRNVLLALGSSLAGMAVMALVPLITKVIIDDVVVGHTRSLAAWTGLLVVAAALVYISTYIRRYYGGRLALDVQHDLRTEMYGTITRLDGKRQDELSTGQVVGRATSDLQLIQGLLFMLPMTIGNVLLFIISLVIMAWLSPLLTLVAVAVAPALWFIARRSRARLFPATWYAQGQAAAVAGVVDGAVSGVRVVKGFGQEEQETGKLREVGRKLFAGRLRTIRLNSRYTPALQAVPALGQVAMLALGGWLATRGEITLGTFVAFSTYLAQLVGPVRMLAMVLTVGQQARAGVERVLELIDTEPTMKDGTKELPADAPASVEFDDVRFGYDEDRPVLDGFSLTIEPGETVAVVGASGSGKSTVSLLLPRFYDVTHGAVLVGGHDVRELTHESLRAAIGLVPEDSFLFSDTIRANIAYGVPDATREQIEEAARAAQADRFIADLPEGYDTKVGEHGLTLSGGQRQRVALARAILTDPRLLLLDDATSAVDARVEHEIHEALRQVMAGRTTLLIAHRRSTLGLADRIAVLEHGRLADIGTHEELERRSPLYRRLLTDPDELGGTSPGHQRLTTAADTTPDDDRALQEELDAEFDAERGISPHLWVRKEEPRDSGAAGMPATPELLAQVEALPPATDTPDIDEARAVGAENSYGLRRLLRGFGLPLLVSLMLVAVDAGAGLLLPVLIRHGIDQGVSQLALGAVWAASALALVVVLVQWAAQIGETRMTGRTGERVLYSLRLKIFAQLQRLGLDYYERELTGRIMTRMTTDVDALSTFLQTGLVTAFVSVVTFFGIMVALLVLDVQLALVVFATLPALVVGTFFFRRKSVKAYELARERISVVNADLQESVSGLRIVQAFRRERDGSDRFAERSDHYREARVRGQWLISVYFPFVQLLSSVAAAAVLIVGAGRVDNGTLTTGALVAYLLYIDLFFAPVQQLSQVFDGYQQATVSLGRIQELLREPTSTDAADEPLDVLSLRGEIAFEDVSFAYGSGDDAEEALIGVDLRIPAGQTVAFVGETGAGKSTLVKLVARFYDPTGGRVTADGTDLRRLDLTAYRHRLGVVPQEAYLFAGTVRDAIAYGRPEATDAEVEAAARAVGAHDMIATLDGGYLHEVAERGRNLSAGQRQLIALARAELVDPDILLLDEATASLDLASEALVNQATDRLTGRRTTLVVAHRLTTAARADRVVVMDHGRVVEDGTHDELLAREGHYAVLWRTFIGEDEPAGV; encoded by the coding sequence GTGACGGACGCAGGGGACGTACAGAGCGCGACGCAGGCCCCGGGCTGGGCCCGGCGGCTGTGCGGCTACGCATGGCGCTACCGGCGCAATGTGCTGCTGGCACTCGGCTCGTCGCTCGCGGGAATGGCGGTGATGGCCCTCGTCCCGCTGATCACCAAGGTGATCATCGACGATGTCGTCGTCGGCCACACGCGGTCCCTCGCCGCCTGGACCGGGCTCCTCGTGGTCGCCGCCGCGCTGGTGTACATATCCACGTACATCCGCCGGTACTACGGCGGCCGGCTGGCCCTCGACGTGCAGCACGATCTCCGTACCGAGATGTACGGGACGATCACCCGCCTCGACGGGAAACGGCAGGACGAGCTGTCCACCGGCCAGGTCGTCGGGCGTGCCACCAGTGACCTGCAACTGATCCAGGGACTCCTGTTCATGCTCCCGATGACGATCGGGAACGTACTGCTCTTCATCATCTCCCTGGTGATCATGGCGTGGCTCTCGCCGCTGCTCACCCTGGTCGCGGTCGCCGTGGCCCCCGCCCTCTGGTTCATCGCCCGCCGCTCCCGTGCCCGGCTCTTCCCCGCCACCTGGTACGCCCAGGGACAGGCCGCCGCCGTCGCCGGAGTCGTCGACGGGGCCGTCTCCGGGGTCCGGGTCGTCAAGGGGTTCGGGCAGGAGGAGCAGGAGACCGGCAAGCTGCGCGAGGTCGGGCGGAAGCTCTTCGCCGGACGGCTGCGGACGATCCGGCTGAACTCCCGCTACACCCCCGCCCTCCAGGCCGTCCCCGCGCTGGGCCAGGTCGCGATGCTGGCCCTCGGCGGCTGGCTCGCCACCCGGGGCGAGATCACCCTCGGCACCTTCGTCGCGTTCTCCACCTACCTCGCCCAGCTCGTCGGCCCGGTCCGGATGCTCGCCATGGTCCTCACTGTCGGACAGCAGGCGAGGGCCGGCGTCGAACGCGTACTGGAACTGATCGACACCGAGCCGACCATGAAGGACGGCACCAAGGAACTCCCGGCCGACGCGCCCGCGAGCGTCGAGTTCGACGACGTACGGTTCGGCTACGACGAGGACCGCCCCGTCCTCGACGGCTTCTCGCTGACCATCGAGCCCGGTGAGACCGTCGCCGTCGTCGGCGCCTCCGGCAGCGGCAAGTCCACCGTCTCGCTGCTGCTGCCCCGCTTCTACGACGTGACGCACGGCGCCGTCCTGGTCGGCGGCCACGACGTCCGCGAACTGACCCACGAATCCCTGCGCGCCGCCATCGGCCTCGTACCGGAGGACAGCTTCCTGTTCTCCGACACCATCCGCGCCAACATCGCCTACGGCGTCCCCGACGCCACCCGGGAGCAGATCGAGGAGGCGGCCCGCGCGGCCCAGGCCGACCGGTTCATCGCGGACCTGCCCGAGGGCTACGACACCAAGGTCGGCGAACACGGACTCACCCTCTCCGGCGGCCAGCGCCAGCGCGTCGCGCTCGCCCGCGCCATCCTCACCGACCCCCGGCTGCTCCTCCTCGACGACGCCACCTCCGCCGTCGACGCCCGCGTCGAGCACGAGATCCACGAGGCGCTGCGCCAGGTGATGGCCGGGCGGACGACCCTCCTGATCGCCCACCGCCGCTCCACCCTCGGCCTCGCCGACCGGATCGCCGTCCTGGAGCACGGCCGGCTCGCCGACATCGGTACGCACGAGGAGCTGGAGCGCCGCTCCCCGCTCTACCGGCGGCTGCTCACCGACCCGGACGAGCTGGGCGGCACCTCGCCCGGACACCAGCGGCTGACCACCGCCGCCGACACGACCCCCGACGACGACCGTGCGCTCCAGGAAGAACTGGACGCCGAGTTCGACGCCGAGCGCGGCATAAGCCCCCACCTGTGGGTCCGCAAGGAGGAGCCGCGCGACAGCGGGGCGGCCGGCATGCCCGCCACCCCCGAGCTGCTCGCCCAGGTCGAGGCGCTGCCGCCCGCCACCGACACCCCCGACATCGACGAGGCGCGGGCCGTCGGCGCCGAGAACTCGTACGGGCTGCGCAGGCTGCTGCGCGGCTTCGGGCTGCCGCTGCTGGTGAGCCTGATGCTGGTCGCGGTCGACGCGGGCGCCGGTCTGCTGCTGCCGGTACTGATCCGGCACGGCATCGACCAGGGCGTCTCGCAGCTGGCGCTCGGCGCGGTCTGGGCGGCGTCCGCGCTGGCCCTCGTGGTCGTCCTGGTGCAGTGGGCCGCCCAGATCGGCGAGACCCGGATGACGGGCCGCACCGGCGAGCGGGTGCTGTACTCACTGCGGCTGAAGATCTTCGCGCAGCTCCAGCGGCTCGGCCTGGACTACTACGAGCGCGAGCTGACCGGCCGGATCATGACCCGGATGACGACGGACGTGGACGCGCTGTCGACGTTCCTGCAGACCGGACTGGTCACGGCCTTCGTCTCCGTCGTCACCTTCTTCGGCATCATGGTCGCGCTGCTGGTCCTGGACGTGCAGCTGGCCCTCGTCGTCTTCGCGACACTGCCGGCGCTGGTCGTCGGTACGTTCTTCTTCCGCCGCAAGAGCGTCAAGGCGTACGAGCTGGCCCGCGAGCGCATCAGCGTCGTCAACGCCGACCTCCAGGAGTCCGTCTCCGGGCTGCGGATCGTGCAGGCGTTCCGCCGCGAGCGCGACGGCTCCGACCGGTTCGCGGAGCGCAGCGACCACTACCGCGAGGCCAGGGTCCGCGGTCAGTGGCTGATCTCGGTCTACTTCCCGTTCGTGCAGCTGCTGTCGTCGGTGGCCGCGGCCGCCGTACTGATCGTCGGCGCGGGCCGGGTCGACAACGGCACGCTGACCACCGGTGCGCTGGTCGCGTACCTGCTCTACATCGATCTGTTCTTCGCCCCGGTGCAGCAGCTCTCCCAGGTCTTCGACGGCTACCAGCAGGCCACCGTCTCCCTCGGCCGCATCCAGGAACTGCTGCGCGAGCCGACCTCCACCGACGCCGCGGACGAACCGCTGGACGTGCTCTCGCTGCGCGGCGAGATCGCCTTCGAGGACGTGTCCTTCGCGTACGGCTCCGGCGACGACGCCGAGGAGGCCCTCATCGGCGTCGACCTGCGGATACCGGCCGGACAGACGGTCGCGTTCGTCGGCGAGACCGGCGCGGGGAAGTCCACCCTCGTCAAGCTCGTCGCCCGGTTCTACGACCCGACGGGCGGCCGGGTCACCGCGGACGGCACCGATCTGCGCCGCCTCGACCTCACCGCGTACCGGCACCGGCTCGGCGTCGTGCCGCAGGAGGCGTACCTCTTCGCGGGCACGGTCCGCGACGCCATCGCCTACGGGCGGCCCGAGGCCACCGACGCCGAGGTGGAGGCAGCGGCGCGGGCGGTCGGCGCCCACGACATGATCGCCACCCTGGACGGCGGCTATCTGCACGAGGTCGCCGAGCGGGGCCGCAACCTCTCGGCCGGTCAGCGCCAGCTGATCGCCCTGGCCCGAGCCGAACTCGTCGACCCGGACATCCTGCTGCTCGACGAGGCGACCGCCTCGCTGGACCTCGCCAGTGAGGCCCTGGTCAACCAGGCGACCGACCGGCTCACGGGCCGCCGCACCACCCTGGTCGTCGCCCACCGGCTGACCACGGCCGCCCGCGCCGACCGGGTCGTGGTGATGGACCACGGCCGGGTCGTCGAGGACGGCACGCACGACGAACTCCTGGCCAGGGAAGGGCACTACGCCGTGCTGTGGCGCACGTTCATCGGGGAGGACGAGCCTGCGGGGGTGTGA